The Filimonas lacunae genomic sequence TGTACTATGCGTGCCAGTACCGGAAAGGCGGTAATACTCATAGATATACCTGTGAACAGTGCAAAAGACAGGAAGTTGATATTGCCGGGGGCAAACTGGCGATATAGAAAATAGGATAATGCAATGCCCAGCGTAAAAGGAAAGATGATGCTGGCATGACTTACCACTACGGCGTCTTTCGCTTTGTTTTTCAACACCTTTAAGTCCAGCTCCATCCCAATTACAAACATGAATAGTATTAAGCCTATCTGGCTTAAAAAACTCAGGTTGCTGAGTGAGTTGACCGGAAATAAAAATCCGGAAACTTCGGGCATCCATTTAGCAAGGAAAGAGGGGCCAAGGAAAATGCCTGCTGCTATTTCGCCAATGACAGTGGGTTGTTTTATTTTTTTACATAAGAAACCAAAAGCGCGTGCTACCAGTATAATAGTGATAATCTGTAGTAAGAGAATAGCCAGCGGATGTGTGAGGTTGTGTATGTAGGTGTCTTTAAACTGCTGCCAGGTAGAGGCTTCCAGTTGCGGTATAAAATTCGTTACTTTTTCGCTTTCCAATACACGGCCCTTCTGTAGAAAGTAGTATATAAGCCCTGAAAATCCAGCAATAGTAATCACATAGAAAAGTAGGTTCCTGTATTTTTTCATGCGCTGTTGTTAAGTGTGCGCAAACTTATTCTATTACCGCAAGCTGGCCGGTGGGTATGTAATCAGGCAGCGGTTTTATGTAATAAAACGGTAGAATTATGTTCCGTAACTGAGCTTTACCGTGCGTGGGTATGTTGCAAAAAGCCAGTACGGTATATTTCGCCCAGCACCAGTTGCAGGGGCTTGCCCTCGGGGCCGGGAATATTGGTGGTGATTTCGTCGTGCGAAAAAAAGCCAACGGCCTTTACTGCCAGAATTTCTTTTTTATTAATGCGGCAAAACTGATCGGGAGGCAGCAATTGCAGTAACTGTGTAAAGGATATGTTTTTTAACAGGATGGTTTGGCCATTGTCCAGTAAGGCTAGTTTATCCCGTTTATCCATGTCGGAGGTGGTGATAAGAAGCAGTTGGTTAAAATAAAGCAAGGCCTTGCCCTGGCTGGTGTTCAGTTGCACAAATTGTGATGGGGCCAACTGTGGCTGCAGTTTGTCGGCTGCTTTTTGCAAGGCCTTTTCCAGCCGTTCTTTTTGTATGGGCTTGCGTATATAGTCAATAGCATCCAGGTCAAAAGCTTCAGCTGCGTATTCTTTATACGCAGTGGTGAAAATTACCGGTTTGTTATGTAGTAGCTGAGCTATTTCCAGGCCATTGAATCCCGGCATTTCTATGTCTAATATGCACACATCAAAATCCAGCTCTTTACTCTCTTCCAGCAGCTTCATGGGGTCGTTAAAAGCCTTTACCACTTCCACGCCCGGAATCTGCTGGCAAAGCATGCGCAGGTAGGTGAGACCGGGCAGCTCATCATCCAGTAGCAAGCATTTTATTCTTGTGTTCAAGCAGATTTATTTTTAAGTGAGCAATATATACATCCCCCTCGGCAAACTGGTCCAGCTCGTAATGTTGCTGGTATATTACCGACAGGCGTTTTTGCAGGCTGTCTTTACCAAAACCGCCTTTTTGCTTTTTTAATGGCGATTTGCTGCTTATTTTGTTGGATACGGTTAAGGTGAATACCGGACCTTTCAGCTCAAATACAATGGCTATAAATGCGTTTTCACTTTGTAAATCGGCGTGTTTAAACGCATTTTCTATCAGGTCAATGGTAATAAGCGGTGCTATCAGCTTTTGATCTAGCAGGGTGTTGCTTTCATCTGTTTTGTTTTTGATGCGCAAATCGAACAGGGGACTTACTTTAATGCGGTTGATTTCGATAAGGCTTAGCGCAAACTCTATTTCTTCTCTTAACGATACATATTGCCGGTCGCTTTCGTAGAGGATGTAATCCAGCACGTTCGACAGCTTATCCAGGGCATAATAGGTTTGATAGGCGTGGCTTTGAATAGAGTTGAGTATGTTTTTAAACAGGTGTGGGTTGAGCTTGTAATTGATAGATTCCAGCTGTAAGGAATGTACTTTCAATTCCAGCTCTTTATACTTTTCGGCGTATTGACGATTATGGTGCTGCGCCTTACGTAGCCGCACATATAGGAGGATAATAGCGCACAACGCCAGCAGCAATAATGCAGATACTATTGCTGTGGAGGTATTGTATGATATGGTCAATTGCAACAAATACAATTACTGCATCTTTAGGCCGGGTAAGGAGTAAAGATAGAAAAGTAAAAGTATTTGCCTCCCGTTTAGCGCAACAGGTTAATGATAATGAGGGTGATGGCCATGGTAGAAAAGCCTATAATAACCAGGTTGATAGAGGTGCGCTGGTTATTGTAATTATGGTTTTTCTGCTTTTCGCCATATTTTATCTGGTACAGCATATTGGCTTTTTTAAACAGGGCTATGGCCAGTGCTATACAGGTAAAGCTCAATGATAATCGGGAAGAAACGGGAACTTTTAAACTGCTGGTTAATGGCGCTATTACAAGTAATGCTATGCCTATGAAACGATAAAACGTCCATTTGTACATAAACAGTGGTTTTTTAAAGGCAAATCGTTAGTAAGAATGTATACAGAAACAATATAAGATATTTTATTTTGTAAAAGAAAGGGTATTCTGTATTTTTTACAGAACACCCTTGTTTATCTGGCTATCTATTCAATAGCCGGTTTTTAATTGCCACTATTGTCGCCCATTTTTTCGGCTTTTGTGTGCTTTTTGTTGTGGGTGACATCGCCTCCTTTAAAATCCTGCTCTTCATTTTTACGGCTGTCCATGTCGTCTTTGTTTTCGGGACGGGTGTGTTTACCCCTTACCGGAACGGCTTTGGAGCCTTGTTTCATGGTTGCGTTCTTCATAACATACATTTTAAATAAGGGGATAAAAAACCATGCCTTTACTGGTAGGCTTATTGCTATAACAGAGGGTGAACAATAACCTGTTAAGCTATGAGTAATAAAAGCAACAATGCCACATTTAATCGTCCGCAGGGCAGCAGGCCTATCGATGCTCCTGTTCTGGTAACCCATATTGAAGAAAGTGTGCAGCTGCTGGAATCGGAAGAGGCCTGGCAAAAGAACAACCGGAATGCAGTAACCCTGTTTAAAACGGAGGGTTTTAGTACGGTGCTGGTGGCCTTGCATAAGGGGGCGGATATTACAGATAATGTTACAGAGGGGATATTATCCATCCAGGTGTTAAGCGGAAGTGTAGAAGTACAGCTGGAGGATAAAAAAGTAATAGCCGGTAAGGGCGAGCTGGTGTTTATGCACAGGTTGCAGCAGCATGTAATAAAAGCGCTGGAAGACTGCCGTTTGCTGGCCGCCCTTACCGGTGAAAAGAATATTTACTAAGCAATGGTTACCTGCTTTTCGAGGTATACATCCTGTATGGCCTGTAATAATTGAATGCCTTCTGCAAAGGGGCGCTGAAAGGCTTTGCGGCCTGAAATAAGCCCGGTGCCTCCGGCCCGTTTGTTAATCACAGCGGTTAATACCGCTTCTTTCAGGTCGCTGGCACCTGCCGAGGCGCCGCCGGAATTAATTAAGCCGGCGCGGCCCATGTAACAGTTGGCCACCTGGTAACGGCACAGGTCTATCGGGTTGTCCGAAGCAAGCTGTGTGTACATGCGTTCATCCAGCTTGCCATAGCTGCTGGCGCCCATGTTCAGGGCTTTAAAGCCCCCGTTGTTTTCGGGCAGTTTCTGTTTAATAATATCTGCCTGTATGGTAACGCCCAGGTGGTTTGCCTGGCCGGTTAAATCGGCCGAAACATGGTAATCGATACCCTCTTTTTTAAAGGCATTATTGCGCAGATAACACCACAAAATAGTACCCAGGCCCAGTGAATGGGCTTCTTCAAAAGCACGTGCCACTTCTATAATCTGCCTGTCGGCCTCGGGCGATCCAAAATAAATAGTGGCTCCTACAGCTGTCGCTCCCAGGTTCCAGGCATCTTTTACCGAGCCGAACATAATCTGGTCGTATTTATTGGGATAGGTGAGCAGCTCATTGTGGTTCAGCTTTACAATGAGGGGAATTTTATGCGCGTATTTGCGCGATACAAAGGCCAATGTGCCAAAGGTCGTAGCTACGGCATTGCAGCCGCCTTCTATGGCCAGTTTAACAATGTTTTCGGGATCGAAATACATAGGATTAGGTGCAAAGGAAGCGCCTGCACTGTGTTCTATACCCTGGTCTACCGGTAAAATAGATACATAGCCTGTACCAGCCAGCCGGCCGCTGTTGTAAATAGACGCCAGGCTTTTTAGAGTAGGGATGTTGCGGCTGGATATGCCAAAAACTGAATCCAGGAAGTTGGGAGCCGGCAGGTGCAATTTCTCTTTGGGAATAGTTGTGCAGGTGTGTTGTAGCAGGGTGGCATGTTGCTGTCCCAGCAGGGTTTCTATTTCTGTAAACGTCATAAAAGTGATTTTGTGGTGATAACAATAGGGAAGTATCTGTTGCCGCAATTATTTTGCCCTTTTTTTATTAAGGCCGATAAGATATTTTTGCCCGGCTTTTCAGGCCTGCCACATGAAGTCTAATTATCCCTTTGCAACAACATTATTTTATTATGCAGCAGACATTTGATTTTACTGAGCATCCCCATACCAGACAAAATATTCTTACCGGGGATTGGGTTTTAGTATCTCCGCACCGAACCAAAAGGCCCTGGCAAGGTAAAGTGGAAACTTTACCGGCAGATGACCGCCCGGCTTACGACCCTACCTGTTACCTGTGTGCAGGCAATAAAAGAGCCGATGGCAGTGTAAACCCACAGTACACCGATTCTTTTGTGTTTACCAACGACTACTCCGCCTTACTGGCCGATACCCCGGAGGGTAGCCTGAACAAAGGTGGTTTATTACAAGCCCGCAGTGAAAGTGGCATTTGCCGTGTGATCAGCTTTTCGCCAGATCACAGTCTTACGTTGCCACAATTGTCTGTGCCTGCTATTACCAAAGTGGTTGATTTATGGGCACAGGAGTTTCAGCAACTGTCTGACAATCCTCATATCAAGTACATCCAGATTTTTGAAAATAAAGGGGAAATCATGGGTTGCAGCAACCCGCATCCACACGGCCAGATTTGGTCGCAGGGTTCGTTACCCCTTGAAATAGTGAAGGAAACCGCACGTCAGAAAGCGTATTTTGAGGAGAATGGCCGCAGTTTATTAAGCGACTATATTGCGCTGGAACTGCAGGAGAAAGAGCGTATTGTGGTAGAGAATGAGCATTTTGTGGCACTGGTGCCTTTTTGGGCAGTATGGCCTTACGAAACCATGATTGTAAGTAAAAGGCATGTACAAACCGTTGTGCAGTTTACAGCAGAAGAAAGAACAGCGCTGGCAGATATTCTGAAGAGATTAACTGCCAAGTACGACAACCTGTTTGAAATTTCTTTCCCTTACTCAGCCGGTATGCACCAGGCACCTGTAAACGATGGTGCGCATGACGAGTGGCATTGGCATATGCACTTTTATCCGCCATTACTGCGTTCTGCTACTGTGAAGAAATTTATGGTAGGATATGAAATGCTGGCCAATCCGCAGCGTGATGTAACGCCGGAGTGGGCTGCTGAAAGGTTGAGGAGCTTAAGCGAAGTACATTACAAAGAACAAAAGAAATAAGTACAGTAATTGATAGAATTACTATGTACGTTTGTTGATAAACAATTGAATACCCATGCAAGCAAAAACAGCCAGTGAGAGTTTTACAATTATGAACGAGCTGGTACTGCCCAATGATACCAATGTATTTGGTAACCTGATGGGCGGGCGTTTAATGTACTGGATGGATATAGCTGCGGCCATTGCATCCGGAAAACATTGCAATGCCCCCTGTATGACCGCCAGTGTTGACAACCTTAGTTTTAAAACGCCTATTAAACTGGGCAATACGGTGCATATTGAAGCCAAAGTAACCCGGGCTTTTAATACCTCTATGGAAATTCACCTCAAAGTATGGGGTGAAGATCATTTGCATCAGTATAGTTATGAAAGCAATGAAGCTTATTATACGTTTGTGGCATTAGATCCTAACAGCAATCCCCGTAAGGTGCCTGGTGTAATAGCCGAAACGGAAGAGGAAAAGGCGCTGTATGAAGGAGCTTTGCGCCGCAGGCAACTGCGCCTGGTGCTGGCTGGCAAAATGAAGCCGGAAGATGCTACAGAGCTGAGGGCTTTCTTTGCTATCGATAGCAAGTAAAATTTAGTAATGATCGTAAGCAGGAGAGTGCTTACTGAAAATAGAAAGGACGTTTCCGGAATGGGGAACGTCCTTTTTTTATACTTGATGACCTCTGTAACAGGCTGGTAATTGGCTTCGCCTTGTGCTTTTGCCGGGGGATCTGCTACTGTACGGTGTACGACAACAAAAAAGGTCGCCTTTACAGGAAAGACGACCTTTTTCATTATGATGTAACCTGTAGCAGGTTTGTTGTTATGATTCCTGTGCTGATGCAGCAGGTGGTTCTGTAGCTACTGTTTCGGCAGGTACGGCTTCCGCTTCAGCTGCTTGTGCAGCAGCAGCGGCGAGTTCCTGTTGTTGTTTCAGTTTGTTCATGTGGTGTTTGCCCTTCAACATAAATTCTTTGCTCTGTTCAATGGCATGCATTACCTGGTCCAGAATTTCTTCAACAGAGTTATCGTAATTAATTTCCATCGGGGCTTTAAAGCGGATGCTTAACAAAGAGCCTTTTTTCTTAAATACGAGACCTTTTTTAGTGAAAGCACGCCAGAAACCATTAATTACTACCGGAATTACTACCGGTCGGTTGTTTTTGATGATATGGGCAGTGCCTTTACGGCCTGGTGCAAAGGGTTTGGTGGTGCCTTGCGGGAAGGTTATAATCCAGCTGGTTTTTAAAGCACGCTGAATTTTACGGGTATCGCTTGGGTCTAAACCGGTTCTTACCTCTGTGCCGCTTCTGCGCCAGGTACGTTTTACGGTTAATGCGCCAGCCAGTTTAAAAAAGCGGCTGATAAAGCTACCATTCATGGTTTCTTCGGCAGCTACATAATATACACTGGTAAACGGACTTAACAGGTAGTAGGGAAGGCCCAGCCTGTTGCGTTTACGCCATTTTACTGCGCAGAAAATATGCAAAAAGGTAATAACGTCTGCAAAGTAAGTCTGGTGGTTACTTACAAATAATACGTTATTCCGTGGCAGCTTTTCAATATGTTCTGTCCCCTCTATCTTAATACGGTTCACCCATACAAGACCCGGATAAGATACTGCGCCCACAATCGCATATACAACTGATCTTACCAATCGTATATGCTTCAATCTCTCAGTAAGAGGTTTATTCGTTCGTCGTCTCATTCAAAAATTACTGTTTAGCTGACAAGCGCGTGCAAAATACGCATTGTCAAATAATTGTTAAGGTAAACATTCATAAATTTTGAGTTTATGTAATTATAATATTTACAACATCATTGTATAAACAGATATTTTATGAAGAAGATTTTAGTATGTCTTGTAGCCGTAACTGCCATATTTACCGCTTCAGCGCAACAGACCGGAAAAACAGAAAAGACTATAAATGTGACTGGTACGGCCGAAATGGAGGTGGTGCCCGACGAAATTTACGTACAGGTAGAGTTAAAGGAGTATGACAAAAAGGGAGTGGGGAAGGTGGATATTGAAAAAATCAAGAATCAGTTCCTCGAAGCCTGCAAAAGCATCGGATTATCGGAAAAAGAGGTGAGTGTACAGAGTTTTTCTGGTCGTGATGCTCATTATTGGGAGTATAAAAGAAGTAAAAAGCAAAATCCCGACATGAAAGCGAGCATCGTATATTCTATTAAACTGGCCGATACCCGTAAAATGAACGAGCTGGTAGATAAACTGGACGATGAGGCTACCCAAAGCTTCTTTATTTCCAGGGTAAGCCACAGCAAGCTGGACGAATACAAAAAGCAACTAAAAATAGAAGCAATTAAGGCGGCAAAGGCGAAAGCCAATTATCTGGCAGCTGCTATTGATGAGCAGGTAGGTGGGGCTATTACTATTAATGATGTGGTAGAAAACGATGTTCAGCCTGTTATTTATCCGCAAACAAGAATGTATGCTAATATGAGTGTAGCGATGGATAAGGTGGATGAGGCTATGGAAGTAGGGTTTAAAAAGATAAAATTACAATTCAGCGTTTCTGTAACATTTGCACTGAAGTGAGAATAGCCTGTAACCCTATCTTTGCGCCTTCAACCACAGCGCATGCGATTAGATACGGTAATATTTGATATGGACGGTTTATTGATAGATAGCGAACCCCTTTGGGCCGAAGCTGCTGATGAACTGTTTAGCCAGTACGGATTTAAGTTATCACACGAACAATACGCCACCACTACCGGACTCAGAACAAAAGAGTTTGTGCAGTGGTGGTTTCGTCAATATTTGATAGACCCGCGTGAGGATGAAAAGGCCGAAACGCGCATTATTGACCTGGTAATGGAAAAAGTGGCCCAGCGTGGTAATATCATGCCCGGTGTACATCACATTTTCGAGTTCTTTAAACAGCGTGGCTTTAAAATAGGCCTGGCCTCTTCCAGTCCGCAACGTTTAATTGACCAGGTAGTTGGTTTGGTAGGGGTAAAAGATTATTTGCAGGTAACCTCCAGTGCCGGCGAGCTGCCCTATGGCAAACCACACCCGCTGGTGTATCTGAACTGTGCAGAAATGCTGAAATCACCAGCTACCAGCTGTATAGCGTTTGAAGATTCTTATAATGGTATGATTGCCGCCAAAGCCGCCCGTATGAAATGTGTGGTAGTGCCGCATCACAGCCAGCAAAAAGAAGAACGCTGGGGCGCAGCAGATTTAAAATTAACCTCCCTGCAAAATTTCGGGGCTTTGCATTTGGAATTGGTGGGGTAGAATATTTAATACGAATAGGAATGCTTATAAAAGCAAAGGGCTGCATCTAACCAGATGCAGCCCTTTGCTTTTATACTTAGTGAGTGATCCTTACAGCTCTGTTTTCTTGAAAATTGCTGTGGCAATGTGTCCACCAAAGCCGAAAGTATTGCTCATCGCATAGTTCACTGTTTTCTCCACTGCTTTACCTAAAGTAAGGTTGAAGCCTTCTGGTAGGCTAGGGTCAACATCGGTAGTGTTGATAGTAGGAGGAATGAGATTATGCTGAATAGCTTTGATACAGGCAATAGCTTCTACAGCACCGGCGGCACCCAACAGGTGACCCGTCATAGACTTGGTTGCACTTACATGTAGTTTAGGAGCGTGAGCGCCAAACATACGGGCAGTTGCTTTTAATTCACTGCCATCGCCCAGTGGGGTAGAAGTGGCGTGTGCGTTCAGGTAGTCGATTGCAGAAGCGTCAACACCTGCATCTTCCAGTGCCGCTTCCATACCCAGGAAAGCACCATCACCTTCCGGGTGTGTGCCGGTAAGGTGATAAGCATCACCCGCCATACCGCCACCTGCTACTTCGGCCAGGATGGGGGCTCCGCGTTTAATAGCATGCTCGTAGCTTTCCAGGATGAGCGCACCAGCACCTTCTCCCATAACAAAGCCATCACGCTTAACATCAAACGGACGGGATGCAATAGCCGGGTTTTCATTGAAGGTGGATAAGGCTTTCACCGCATTAAATCCACCCATGCCTGTTTCGTTAATAGGCGCTTCTGAACCTCCGGTGATAATCATTTCTGCTTTACCCCATTTGATGTAGTTGAAAGCGTCGATAATAGCGGTGTTAGAAGTAGCACAGGCCGATACGGTAGTGAAGTTTACACCACGCAGGCCGTGCTTGATAGAGATAATGCCGGAAGCAATATCCACAATCATTTTAGGGATGAAGAAGGGGTTAAAGCGCGGAGTGCCATCGCCTTTGGCAAATTCCATTACCTGCTCCTGGAAAGTTTGGATACCACCGTTTCCTGAACCCCAGATAACACCAATACGGTCTTTATTTAGTGTAGAAAAATCAATTTGTGCATGTTTGATAGCTTCTTCTACCGCTATAAGTGCATATTGGGTATACGCATCGTACTTGCGTGCTTCTGCTTTATCAATATGGTCCAGCGGGTTAAAATTCTTTAACTCGCAGGCAAAGCGTGTTTTAAATTTAGAAGCATCGAATTTAGTAATAGGGGCCGCACCACTAACGCCGTTTACAAGAGAATTCCAAAAATCGTTCACATTATTTCCAATAGGTGTCAATGCACCTAAGCCGGTTACAACAACTCGTCTCATAATGGTATGTTATAAAAGATAAATTTATCAGGGCGCAAAAATAGGGTGGGCAGGAGTTAAAAATCACACTTTAGCCCAATTTCATTGAAAACGAACACATGGTTAGTGGTCTTTGACCCTGTTACAGGGGTAATAAGAGGTAAACTGTCTGATTGACAGGAGGGTGAATGCAACTATATAAATAAAACGTCTTTTTTTCCCTTTTTCCCTTAAGTTCGCAGTTGCTAAATGGGCGAGAAGTGAGATTAAAACAATTAGAAATTAAGGGTTTCAAAAGCTTTGCTGATAAAACCGTAGTAAACTTCGATGAGGGGATTACTGGTATTATTGGTCCTAACGGCTGCGGTAAAAGCAATATTATTGACTCTATTCGTTGGGTAATTGGCGAGCAGAAGATTAGTGCGCTGCGTAGTGAAAACCTGGAAGCATTGGTTTTTAACGGAAGTAAAACGCGTAGCCCCAGCGGTTTAGCCGAAGTAAGCTTAACATTTGAGAACACGAAAAATCTGTTGCCCACAGAATTTAGCACCGTAACCATTACCCGCCGCTTTTATAAAAATGGAGATAGCGAATACCGTCTTAACGATGTAGCCTGCAGGATGAAGGATATTCATAACCTGTTTATGGATACCGGGGTGAGTACAGACAGCTATGCGATTATTGAGCTGGGGATGGTGGATGATATTATTAAAGACAAGGAAAACAGCCGCCGCCGCATGCTGGAGCAGGCAGCGGGTATTACCATTTATAAAACCCGTAAGAAAGAAGCCAAATCTAAGCTGGATGCTACCGAGCAGGACTTAAACCGTATTGAAGACCTGTTATTTGAAATCAACAACCAGCTGAAAACGCTGGAAAACCAGGCAAAGAAGGCAGAGAAGTATTACGAGATTAAGAAAGATTATAAAGAGATAGCCATAGAGCTGGCGAAGGCAGCGCTGG encodes the following:
- the fabF gene encoding beta-ketoacyl-ACP synthase II; amino-acid sequence: MRRVVVTGLGALTPIGNNVNDFWNSLVNGVSGAAPITKFDASKFKTRFACELKNFNPLDHIDKAEARKYDAYTQYALIAVEEAIKHAQIDFSTLNKDRIGVIWGSGNGGIQTFQEQVMEFAKGDGTPRFNPFFIPKMIVDIASGIISIKHGLRGVNFTTVSACATSNTAIIDAFNYIKWGKAEMIITGGSEAPINETGMGGFNAVKALSTFNENPAIASRPFDVKRDGFVMGEGAGALILESYEHAIKRGAPILAEVAGGGMAGDAYHLTGTHPEGDGAFLGMEAALEDAGVDASAIDYLNAHATSTPLGDGSELKATARMFGAHAPKLHVSATKSMTGHLLGAAGAVEAIACIKAIQHNLIPPTINTTDVDPSLPEGFNLTLGKAVEKTVNYAMSNTFGFGGHIATAIFKKTEL
- a CDS encoding sensor histidine kinase; this translates as MQLTISYNTSTAIVSALLLLALCAIILLYVRLRKAQHHNRQYAEKYKELELKVHSLQLESINYKLNPHLFKNILNSIQSHAYQTYYALDKLSNVLDYILYESDRQYVSLREEIEFALSLIEINRIKVSPLFDLRIKNKTDESNTLLDQKLIAPLITIDLIENAFKHADLQSENAFIAIVFELKGPVFTLTVSNKISSKSPLKKQKGGFGKDSLQKRLSVIYQQHYELDQFAEGDVYIAHLKINLLEHKNKMLATG
- the hxpB gene encoding hexitol phosphatase HxpB, whose product is MRLDTVIFDMDGLLIDSEPLWAEAADELFSQYGFKLSHEQYATTTGLRTKEFVQWWFRQYLIDPREDEKAETRIIDLVMEKVAQRGNIMPGVHHIFEFFKQRGFKIGLASSSPQRLIDQVVGLVGVKDYLQVTSSAGELPYGKPHPLVYLNCAEMLKSPATSCIAFEDSYNGMIAAKAARMKCVVVPHHSQQKEERWGAADLKLTSLQNFGALHLELVG
- a CDS encoding acyl-CoA thioesterase, encoding MQAKTASESFTIMNELVLPNDTNVFGNLMGGRLMYWMDIAAAIASGKHCNAPCMTASVDNLSFKTPIKLGNTVHIEAKVTRAFNTSMEIHLKVWGEDHLHQYSYESNEAYYTFVALDPNSNPRKVPGVIAETEEEKALYEGALRRRQLRLVLAGKMKPEDATELRAFFAIDSK
- a CDS encoding lysophospholipid acyltransferase family protein: MRRRTNKPLTERLKHIRLVRSVVYAIVGAVSYPGLVWVNRIKIEGTEHIEKLPRNNVLFVSNHQTYFADVITFLHIFCAVKWRKRNRLGLPYYLLSPFTSVYYVAAEETMNGSFISRFFKLAGALTVKRTWRRSGTEVRTGLDPSDTRKIQRALKTSWIITFPQGTTKPFAPGRKGTAHIIKNNRPVVIPVVINGFWRAFTKKGLVFKKKGSLLSIRFKAPMEINYDNSVEEILDQVMHAIEQSKEFMLKGKHHMNKLKQQQELAAAAAQAAEAEAVPAETVATEPPAASAQES
- a CDS encoding LytR/AlgR family response regulator transcription factor, which encodes MNTRIKCLLLDDELPGLTYLRMLCQQIPGVEVVKAFNDPMKLLEESKELDFDVCILDIEMPGFNGLEIAQLLHNKPVIFTTAYKEYAAEAFDLDAIDYIRKPIQKERLEKALQKAADKLQPQLAPSQFVQLNTSQGKALLYFNQLLLITTSDMDKRDKLALLDNGQTILLKNISFTQLLQLLPPDQFCRINKKEILAVKAVGFFSHDEITTNIPGPEGKPLQLVLGEIYRTGFLQHTHAR
- a CDS encoding UDP-glucose--hexose-1-phosphate uridylyltransferase → MQQTFDFTEHPHTRQNILTGDWVLVSPHRTKRPWQGKVETLPADDRPAYDPTCYLCAGNKRADGSVNPQYTDSFVFTNDYSALLADTPEGSLNKGGLLQARSESGICRVISFSPDHSLTLPQLSVPAITKVVDLWAQEFQQLSDNPHIKYIQIFENKGEIMGCSNPHPHGQIWSQGSLPLEIVKETARQKAYFEENGRSLLSDYIALELQEKERIVVENEHFVALVPFWAVWPYETMIVSKRHVQTVVQFTAEERTALADILKRLTAKYDNLFEISFPYSAGMHQAPVNDGAHDEWHWHMHFYPPLLRSATVKKFMVGYEMLANPQRDVTPEWAAERLRSLSEVHYKEQKK
- a CDS encoding class I fructose-bisphosphate aldolase, producing MTFTEIETLLGQQHATLLQHTCTTIPKEKLHLPAPNFLDSVFGISSRNIPTLKSLASIYNSGRLAGTGYVSILPVDQGIEHSAGASFAPNPMYFDPENIVKLAIEGGCNAVATTFGTLAFVSRKYAHKIPLIVKLNHNELLTYPNKYDQIMFGSVKDAWNLGATAVGATIYFGSPEADRQIIEVARAFEEAHSLGLGTILWCYLRNNAFKKEGIDYHVSADLTGQANHLGVTIQADIIKQKLPENNGGFKALNMGASSYGKLDERMYTQLASDNPIDLCRYQVANCYMGRAGLINSGGASAGASDLKEAVLTAVINKRAGGTGLISGRKAFQRPFAEGIQLLQAIQDVYLEKQVTIA
- a CDS encoding SIMPL domain-containing protein; the protein is MKKILVCLVAVTAIFTASAQQTGKTEKTINVTGTAEMEVVPDEIYVQVELKEYDKKGVGKVDIEKIKNQFLEACKSIGLSEKEVSVQSFSGRDAHYWEYKRSKKQNPDMKASIVYSIKLADTRKMNELVDKLDDEATQSFFISRVSHSKLDEYKKQLKIEAIKAAKAKANYLAAAIDEQVGGAITINDVVENDVQPVIYPQTRMYANMSVAMDKVDEAMEVGFKKIKLQFSVSVTFALK
- a CDS encoding cupin domain-containing protein; protein product: MSNKSNNATFNRPQGSRPIDAPVLVTHIEESVQLLESEEAWQKNNRNAVTLFKTEGFSTVLVALHKGADITDNVTEGILSIQVLSGSVEVQLEDKKVIAGKGELVFMHRLQQHVIKALEDCRLLAALTGEKNIY